From the Anas platyrhynchos isolate ZD024472 breed Pekin duck chromosome 27, IASCAAS_PekinDuck_T2T, whole genome shotgun sequence genome, one window contains:
- the AMPD2 gene encoding AMP deaminase 2 isoform X2: MDGKYKEIAEELFCRSLAESEMRTAPYEFPEESPIEQLEERRQRLERQISQDVKLFKEQSEDLVDHVPKDRDALLEREFQRVTISGEEKCGVPFTDLLDAAKSVVKALFLREKYMGLSLQSFCKTTARYLQELSEKPLETRGYEEVPETPVAADAPVHPPFAEQHPYEKCDPQTMPADLGFGLKMVDGVVHVYTKQDPTDKSTELDLPYPDLQEFIADMNFLMALIINGPIKSFCYRRLQYLSSKFQMHVLLNEMKELAAQKKVPHRDFYNIRKVDTHIHASSCMNQKHLLRFIKRAMKKHLDEIVHVEKGKEQTLKEVFETMNLTAYDLSVDTLDVHADRNTFHRFDKFNAKYNPIGESILREIFIKTDNRVSGKYFAHIIKEVMSDLEESKYQNAELRLSIYGRSRDEWDKLACWAVNHRVHSNNVRWLVQVPRLFDVYRTKKQLANFQEMLENIFLPLYEATIHPAQHPELHLFLEHVDGFDSVDDESKPEHHIFNLDSPLPGNWVEEDNPPYSYYLYYMYANMTVLNHLRRKRGFHTFVLRPHCGEAGPIHHLVSGFMVSENISHGLLLRKAPVLQYLYYLAQIGIAMSPLSNNSLFLSYHRNPLPEYLSRGLMVSLSTDDPLQFHFTKEPLMEEYSIATQVWKLSSCDMCELARNSVLMSGFSHKVKSYWLGPHYLKEGPEGNDIRRTNVPDIRVSYRFETLCQELTLITQAVQSEELETIQEEDALTITSTLPPR; this comes from the exons ATGGATGGCAAATATAAGGAGATCGCTGAG GAGCTGTTCTGCCGCTCGCTGGCGGAGAGCGAGATGCGGACGGCGCCATACGAGTTCCCCGAGGAGAGCCCCATcgagcagctggaggagcggcggcagcgcctggagcgccagATCAGCCAGGACGTGAA GCTCTTCAAGGAGCAGAGCGAGGACCTGGTGGACCATGTCCCCAAGGACCGTGACGCGCTGCTGGAGCGGGAGTTCCAGCGCGTCACCATCTCCGGGGAGGAGAAGTGCGGG gtgcccttcaCGGACCTGCTGGATGCAGCCAAGAGCGTGGTGAAGGCGCTGTTCCTGCGGGAGAAGTACATGGGGCTGTCGCTGCAGAGCTTCTGCAAGACCACCGCCCGCTACCTGCAGGAGCTCTCCGAGAAGCCCCTGGAGACCCGCGGCTACGAGGAGGTGCCCGAGACCCCCGTGGCCGCTG ATGCCCCCGTGCACCCCCCGTTCGCAGAGCAGCACCCCTACGAGAAGTGCGACCCCCAGACCATGCCGGCCGACCTGGGCTTCGGGCTGAAGATGGTGGATGGCGTGGTGCACGTCTACACCAAGCAGGACCCCACCGACAA GAGCACGGAGCTGGACCTGCCGTACCCGGACCTGCAGGAGTTCATCGCCGACATGAATTTCCTCATGGCTTTGATCATCAACGGGCCCAT CAAATCCTTCTGCTACCGCCGGCTGCAGTACCTGAGCTCCAAGTTCCAGATGCACGTCCTGCTCAACGAGATGAAGGAGCTGGCGGCCCAGAAGAAGGTGCCTCACCGTGACTTCTACAACATCCGCAAG GTGGACACTCACATCCACGCCTCGTCCTGCATGAACCAGAAGCATCTCCTGCGCTTCATCAAGCGGGCCATGAAGAAGCACCTGGATGAAATCGTCCACGTGGAGAAGGGCAAGGAGCAGACGCTCAAGGAGGTGTTTGAGACCATGAACCTCACTGCCTATGACCTCAGCGTGGACACTCTGGATGTGCACGCG GACCGCAACACTTTCCACCGCTTCGACAAGTTCAACGCCAAGTACAACCCCATCGGCGAGTCCATCCTGCGGGAGATCTTCATCAAGACGGACAACCGCGTCTCGGGGAAGTACTTTGCCCACATCATCAAG GAGGTGATGTCCGACCTGGAGGAGAGCAAGTACCAGAACGCCGAGCTGCGGCTCTCCATCTACGGCCGCTCCCGGGATGAGTGGGACAAGCTGGCCTGCTGGGCCGTCAACCACCGCGTCCACTCCAACAACGTCCGCTGGCTTGTGCAGGTGCCCCGGCTCTT CGATGTCTACCGGACGAAGAAGCAGTTGGCCAACTTCCAGGAGATGCTGGAGAACATCTTCCTGCCCCTCTACGAGGCCACCATCCACCCTGCCCAGCACCCCGAGCTGCACCTCTTCCTGGAGCAC GTGGACGGCTTCGACAGCGTGGATGACGAGTCCAAGCCCGAGCACCACATCTTCAACCTGGACAGCCCCCTGCCCGGGAACTGGGTGGAGGAGGACAACCCGCCCTACTCCTACTACCTGTACTACATGTACGCCAACATGACGGTGCTCAACCACCTCCGACG GAAACGCGGGTTCCACACCTTCGTGCTGCGCCCGCACTGCGGCGAGGCCGGCCCCATCCACCACCTCGTCTCGGGCTTCATGGTGTCGGAGAACATCTCACACGGCTTGCTGCTCCGCAAg GCCCCCGTGCTGCAGTACCTGTACTACCTGGCGCAGATCGGCATCGCCATGTCCCCGCTCAGCAACAACagcctcttcctcagctaccacCGCAACCCCCTGCCCGAGTACCTCTCGCGGGGGCTCATGGTCTCCCTCTCCACCGACGACCCCCTCCAGTTCCACTTCACCAAG GAGCCGCTGATGGAGGAGTACAGCATCGCCACGCAGGTCTGGAAGCTGAGCTCCTGCGACATGTGCGAGCTGGCCCGCAACAGCGTCCTCATGAGCGGCTTCTCCCACAAG GTGAAGAGCTACTGGCTGGGCCCCCACTACCTGAAGGAGGGCCCCGAGGGCAATGACATTCGGCGCACCAACGTCCCCGACATCCGCGTCAGCTACCGCTTCGAGACGCTGTGCCAGGAGCTGACGCTCATCACGCAGGCGGTGCAGAGCGAGGAGCTGGAGACCATCCAGGAGGAGGACGCGCTCACCATCACCTCCACCCTGCCCCCCCGCTGA
- the GNAT2 gene encoding guanine nucleotide-binding protein G(t) subunit alpha-2, translating into MGSGASAEDKEMAKRSKELEKKLQEDADKEAKTVKLLLLGAGESGKSTIVKQMKIIHQDGYSPEECMEFKAIIYGNILQSILAIIRAMSTLGIDYAESGRADDGRQLFNLADSIEEGTMPPELVDCIKKLWKDGGVQACFDRAAEYQLNDSAAYYLNQLDRITAPGYLPNEQDVLRSRVKTTGIIETKFSVKDLNFRMFDVGGQRSERKKWIHCFEGVTCIIFCGALSAYDMVLVEDDEVNRMHESLHLFNSICNHKFFAATSIILFLNKKDLFEEKIKKVHLSICFPDYDGPNTFEDAGNYIKTQFLDLNMRKDVKEIYSHMTCATDTQNVKFVFDAVTDVIIKENLKDCGLF; encoded by the exons ATGGGGAGCGGGGCGAGCGCAGAGGATAAGGAGATGGCCAAGAGGTCCAaggagctggagaagaagcTCCAGGAGGACGCAGATAAGGAGGCGAAGACGgtcaagctgctgctgcttg GGGCTGGAGAGTCGGGCAAGAGCACCATTGTGAAGCAGATGAA GATCATCCACCAGGACGGCTACTCGCCCGAGGAGTGCATGGAGTTCAAGGCCATCATCTACGGCAACATCCTGCAGTCCATCCTGGCCATCATCCGCGCCATGTCCACGCTGGGCATCGACTACGCCGAGTCGGGACGGGCG GACGACGGCCGGCAGCTCTTCAACCTGGCCGACTCCATCGAGGAGGGCACCATGCCTCCCGAGCTTGTCGACTGCATAAAGAAGCTGTGGAAGGACGGGGGGGTGCAGGCTTGCTTCGACAGAGCCGCCGAGTACCAGCTCAACGACTCAGCCGCGTA CTACCTGAACCAGCTGGACAGGATCACGGCCCCCGGGTACCTCCCCAACGAGCAGGACGTGCTGCGGTCCCGGGTGAAGACCACGGGCATCATTGAGACCAAATTCTCTGTCAAGGACCTGAATTTCAG GATGTTCGACGTGGGAGGGCAGAGATCCGAGCGCAAGAAGTGGATCCACTGCTTCGAGGGCGTGACCTGCATCATCTTCTGCGGGGCGCTGAGCGCCTACGACATGGTGCTGGTGGAGGACGACGAAGTg AACCGCATGCACGAATCCCTGCACCTATTCAACAGTATATGCAACCACAAGTTCTTTGCCGCCACATCCATCATCCTCTTCCTCAACAAGAAGGACCTTTTCGAGGAAAAGATCAAGAAGGTCCATCTCAGCATCTGCTTCCCCGATTATGATG GTCCCAACACATTTGAAGACGCAGGAAATTACATCAAGACCCAGTTCCTTGATCTCAACATGCGAAAGGACGTGAAGGAAATCTACAGCCACATGACCTGTGCCACAGACACACAGAACGTCAAATTCGTCTTTGACGCAGTCACAGATGTCATCATCAAAGAGAACCTCAAGGACTGCGGGCTCTTCTGA
- the AMPD2 gene encoding AMP deaminase 2 isoform X1 translates to MDGKYKEIAEELFCRSLAESEMRTAPYEFPEESPIEQLEERRQRLERQISQDVKLEPDILLRAKQDFLKVDSAADLQLFKEQSEDLVDHVPKDRDALLEREFQRVTISGEEKCGVPFTDLLDAAKSVVKALFLREKYMGLSLQSFCKTTARYLQELSEKPLETRGYEEVPETPVAADAPVHPPFAEQHPYEKCDPQTMPADLGFGLKMVDGVVHVYTKQDPTDKSTELDLPYPDLQEFIADMNFLMALIINGPIKSFCYRRLQYLSSKFQMHVLLNEMKELAAQKKVPHRDFYNIRKVDTHIHASSCMNQKHLLRFIKRAMKKHLDEIVHVEKGKEQTLKEVFETMNLTAYDLSVDTLDVHADRNTFHRFDKFNAKYNPIGESILREIFIKTDNRVSGKYFAHIIKEVMSDLEESKYQNAELRLSIYGRSRDEWDKLACWAVNHRVHSNNVRWLVQVPRLFDVYRTKKQLANFQEMLENIFLPLYEATIHPAQHPELHLFLEHVDGFDSVDDESKPEHHIFNLDSPLPGNWVEEDNPPYSYYLYYMYANMTVLNHLRRKRGFHTFVLRPHCGEAGPIHHLVSGFMVSENISHGLLLRKAPVLQYLYYLAQIGIAMSPLSNNSLFLSYHRNPLPEYLSRGLMVSLSTDDPLQFHFTKEPLMEEYSIATQVWKLSSCDMCELARNSVLMSGFSHKVKSYWLGPHYLKEGPEGNDIRRTNVPDIRVSYRFETLCQELTLITQAVQSEELETIQEEDALTITSTLPPR, encoded by the exons ATGGATGGCAAATATAAGGAGATCGCTGAG GAGCTGTTCTGCCGCTCGCTGGCGGAGAGCGAGATGCGGACGGCGCCATACGAGTTCCCCGAGGAGAGCCCCATcgagcagctggaggagcggcggcagcgcctggagcgccagATCAGCCAGGACGTGAA ACTCGAGCCCGACATTTTGCTCAGAGCCAAACAGGACTTCCTGAAAGTTGACAGTGCCGCGGACTTACA GCTCTTCAAGGAGCAGAGCGAGGACCTGGTGGACCATGTCCCCAAGGACCGTGACGCGCTGCTGGAGCGGGAGTTCCAGCGCGTCACCATCTCCGGGGAGGAGAAGTGCGGG gtgcccttcaCGGACCTGCTGGATGCAGCCAAGAGCGTGGTGAAGGCGCTGTTCCTGCGGGAGAAGTACATGGGGCTGTCGCTGCAGAGCTTCTGCAAGACCACCGCCCGCTACCTGCAGGAGCTCTCCGAGAAGCCCCTGGAGACCCGCGGCTACGAGGAGGTGCCCGAGACCCCCGTGGCCGCTG ATGCCCCCGTGCACCCCCCGTTCGCAGAGCAGCACCCCTACGAGAAGTGCGACCCCCAGACCATGCCGGCCGACCTGGGCTTCGGGCTGAAGATGGTGGATGGCGTGGTGCACGTCTACACCAAGCAGGACCCCACCGACAA GAGCACGGAGCTGGACCTGCCGTACCCGGACCTGCAGGAGTTCATCGCCGACATGAATTTCCTCATGGCTTTGATCATCAACGGGCCCAT CAAATCCTTCTGCTACCGCCGGCTGCAGTACCTGAGCTCCAAGTTCCAGATGCACGTCCTGCTCAACGAGATGAAGGAGCTGGCGGCCCAGAAGAAGGTGCCTCACCGTGACTTCTACAACATCCGCAAG GTGGACACTCACATCCACGCCTCGTCCTGCATGAACCAGAAGCATCTCCTGCGCTTCATCAAGCGGGCCATGAAGAAGCACCTGGATGAAATCGTCCACGTGGAGAAGGGCAAGGAGCAGACGCTCAAGGAGGTGTTTGAGACCATGAACCTCACTGCCTATGACCTCAGCGTGGACACTCTGGATGTGCACGCG GACCGCAACACTTTCCACCGCTTCGACAAGTTCAACGCCAAGTACAACCCCATCGGCGAGTCCATCCTGCGGGAGATCTTCATCAAGACGGACAACCGCGTCTCGGGGAAGTACTTTGCCCACATCATCAAG GAGGTGATGTCCGACCTGGAGGAGAGCAAGTACCAGAACGCCGAGCTGCGGCTCTCCATCTACGGCCGCTCCCGGGATGAGTGGGACAAGCTGGCCTGCTGGGCCGTCAACCACCGCGTCCACTCCAACAACGTCCGCTGGCTTGTGCAGGTGCCCCGGCTCTT CGATGTCTACCGGACGAAGAAGCAGTTGGCCAACTTCCAGGAGATGCTGGAGAACATCTTCCTGCCCCTCTACGAGGCCACCATCCACCCTGCCCAGCACCCCGAGCTGCACCTCTTCCTGGAGCAC GTGGACGGCTTCGACAGCGTGGATGACGAGTCCAAGCCCGAGCACCACATCTTCAACCTGGACAGCCCCCTGCCCGGGAACTGGGTGGAGGAGGACAACCCGCCCTACTCCTACTACCTGTACTACATGTACGCCAACATGACGGTGCTCAACCACCTCCGACG GAAACGCGGGTTCCACACCTTCGTGCTGCGCCCGCACTGCGGCGAGGCCGGCCCCATCCACCACCTCGTCTCGGGCTTCATGGTGTCGGAGAACATCTCACACGGCTTGCTGCTCCGCAAg GCCCCCGTGCTGCAGTACCTGTACTACCTGGCGCAGATCGGCATCGCCATGTCCCCGCTCAGCAACAACagcctcttcctcagctaccacCGCAACCCCCTGCCCGAGTACCTCTCGCGGGGGCTCATGGTCTCCCTCTCCACCGACGACCCCCTCCAGTTCCACTTCACCAAG GAGCCGCTGATGGAGGAGTACAGCATCGCCACGCAGGTCTGGAAGCTGAGCTCCTGCGACATGTGCGAGCTGGCCCGCAACAGCGTCCTCATGAGCGGCTTCTCCCACAAG GTGAAGAGCTACTGGCTGGGCCCCCACTACCTGAAGGAGGGCCCCGAGGGCAATGACATTCGGCGCACCAACGTCCCCGACATCCGCGTCAGCTACCGCTTCGAGACGCTGTGCCAGGAGCTGACGCTCATCACGCAGGCGGTGCAGAGCGAGGAGCTGGAGACCATCCAGGAGGAGGACGCGCTCACCATCACCTCCACCCTGCCCCCCCGCTGA
- the LOC119713930 gene encoding glutathione S-transferase 2 has translation MVVTLGYWDVRGLAHAIRLLLEYSGTPYEERQYRLGPAPDFDPSDWTNEKEKLGLDFPNLPYLIDGSTKLTQSNAILRYIARKHNMCGETEEEKLRVDMLENQLMDLRMSFIRLCYNPDFEKLKPAYLEQLPGKLRELSRFLGSRAWFAGEKLTFVDFVAYDVLDQQRMFVPDCPELQGNLSQFLQRFEALEKIRAYMQSGRFMKTPIFWPTAKWCNKKE, from the exons ATGGTTGTCACGCTGGGCTACTGGGACGTCCGCGGG cTGGCCCACGCCATCCGCCTGCTGCTGGAGTACAGCGGGACCCCCTACGAGGAGCGGCAGTACAGACTCGGGCCAG ccccagacTTTGACCCGAGTGACTGGACCAACGAGAAGGAGAAGCTGGGCCTCGATTTCCCCAAC cTGCCCTATCTCATCGATGGCAGCACCAAGCTGACCCAGAGCAACGCCATCCTGCGCTACATCGCCCGCAAGCACAACATGT GCGGGGAGacggaggaggagaagctgcGCGTGGACATGCTGGAGAACCAACTGATGGATCTGCGCATGAGCTTCATCCGGCTCTGCTACAACCCTGACTTT GAGAAGCTGAAGCCAGCGTACCTggagcagctgccagggaaGCTGCGGGAGCTGTCGCGGTTCCTGGGCTCCCGGGCCTGGTTTGCTGGGGAGaag CTCACCTTCGTCGACTTTGTGGCGTACGACGTGCTAGACCAGCAGCGTATGTTTGTCCCCGATTGCCCTGAGCTGCAGGGCAACCTGAGCCAGTTCCTGCAGCGCTTCGAG GCTCTGGAGAAGATCCGGGCATACATGCAGTCGGGGCGCTTCATGAAGACCCCCATCTTCTGGCCTACTGCGAAGTGGTGCAACAAGAAGGAGTGA
- the AMPD2 gene encoding AMP deaminase 2 isoform X3, whose translation MSSAAPAKFPFKKRGSLQAPGPAELRGGPGSRPLQSARSLPGTPHCLKHFPVDLRTSMDGKYKEIAEELFCRSLAESEMRTAPYEFPEESPIEQLEERRQRLERQISQDVKLEPDILLRAKQDFLKVDSAADLQLFKEQSEDLVDHVPKDRDALLEREFQRVTISGEEKCGVPFTDLLDAAKSVVKALFLREKYMGLSLQSFCKTTARYLQELSEKPLETRGYEEVPETPVAADAPVHPPFAEQHPYEKCDPQTMPADLGFGLKMVDGVVHVYTKQDPTDKSTELDLPYPDLQEFIADMNFLMALIINGPIKSFCYRRLQYLSSKFQMHVLLNEMKELAAQKKVPHRDFYNIRKVDTHIHASSCMNQKHLLRFIKRAMKKHLDEIVHVEKGKEQTLKEVFETMNLTAYDLSVDTLDVHADRNTFHRFDKFNAKYNPIGESILREIFIKTDNRVSGKYFAHIIKEVMSDLEESKYQNAELRLSIYGRSRDEWDKLACWAVNHRVHSNNVRWLVQVPRLFDVYRTKKQLANFQEMLENIFLPLYEATIHPAQHPELHLFLEHVDGFDSVDDESKPEHHIFNLDSPLPGNWVEEDNPPYSYYLYYMYANMTVLNHLRRKRGFHTFVLRPHCGEAGPIHHLVSGFMVSENISHGLLLRKAPVLQYLYYLAQIGIAMSPLSNNSLFLSYHRNPLPEYLSRGLMVSLSTDDPLQFHFTKEPLMEEYSIATQVWKLSSCDMCELARNSVLMSGFSHKVKSYWLGPHYLKEGPEGNDIRRTNVPDIRVSYRFETLCQELTLITQAVQSEELETIQEEDALTITSTLPPR comes from the exons ATGTCCTCGGCCGCCCCGGCCAAGTTCCCCTTCAAGAAGCGGGGCAGCCTGCaggcccccggccccgcag AGTTGCGGGGGGGGCCAGGGTCCCGGCCCCTGCAGTCGGCGCGCTCCCTGCCCGGGACACCCCACTGCCTGAAGCACTTCCCTGTCGACCTGCGCACCTCCATGGATGGCAAATATAAGGAGATCGCTGAG GAGCTGTTCTGCCGCTCGCTGGCGGAGAGCGAGATGCGGACGGCGCCATACGAGTTCCCCGAGGAGAGCCCCATcgagcagctggaggagcggcggcagcgcctggagcgccagATCAGCCAGGACGTGAA ACTCGAGCCCGACATTTTGCTCAGAGCCAAACAGGACTTCCTGAAAGTTGACAGTGCCGCGGACTTACA GCTCTTCAAGGAGCAGAGCGAGGACCTGGTGGACCATGTCCCCAAGGACCGTGACGCGCTGCTGGAGCGGGAGTTCCAGCGCGTCACCATCTCCGGGGAGGAGAAGTGCGGG gtgcccttcaCGGACCTGCTGGATGCAGCCAAGAGCGTGGTGAAGGCGCTGTTCCTGCGGGAGAAGTACATGGGGCTGTCGCTGCAGAGCTTCTGCAAGACCACCGCCCGCTACCTGCAGGAGCTCTCCGAGAAGCCCCTGGAGACCCGCGGCTACGAGGAGGTGCCCGAGACCCCCGTGGCCGCTG ATGCCCCCGTGCACCCCCCGTTCGCAGAGCAGCACCCCTACGAGAAGTGCGACCCCCAGACCATGCCGGCCGACCTGGGCTTCGGGCTGAAGATGGTGGATGGCGTGGTGCACGTCTACACCAAGCAGGACCCCACCGACAA GAGCACGGAGCTGGACCTGCCGTACCCGGACCTGCAGGAGTTCATCGCCGACATGAATTTCCTCATGGCTTTGATCATCAACGGGCCCAT CAAATCCTTCTGCTACCGCCGGCTGCAGTACCTGAGCTCCAAGTTCCAGATGCACGTCCTGCTCAACGAGATGAAGGAGCTGGCGGCCCAGAAGAAGGTGCCTCACCGTGACTTCTACAACATCCGCAAG GTGGACACTCACATCCACGCCTCGTCCTGCATGAACCAGAAGCATCTCCTGCGCTTCATCAAGCGGGCCATGAAGAAGCACCTGGATGAAATCGTCCACGTGGAGAAGGGCAAGGAGCAGACGCTCAAGGAGGTGTTTGAGACCATGAACCTCACTGCCTATGACCTCAGCGTGGACACTCTGGATGTGCACGCG GACCGCAACACTTTCCACCGCTTCGACAAGTTCAACGCCAAGTACAACCCCATCGGCGAGTCCATCCTGCGGGAGATCTTCATCAAGACGGACAACCGCGTCTCGGGGAAGTACTTTGCCCACATCATCAAG GAGGTGATGTCCGACCTGGAGGAGAGCAAGTACCAGAACGCCGAGCTGCGGCTCTCCATCTACGGCCGCTCCCGGGATGAGTGGGACAAGCTGGCCTGCTGGGCCGTCAACCACCGCGTCCACTCCAACAACGTCCGCTGGCTTGTGCAGGTGCCCCGGCTCTT CGATGTCTACCGGACGAAGAAGCAGTTGGCCAACTTCCAGGAGATGCTGGAGAACATCTTCCTGCCCCTCTACGAGGCCACCATCCACCCTGCCCAGCACCCCGAGCTGCACCTCTTCCTGGAGCAC GTGGACGGCTTCGACAGCGTGGATGACGAGTCCAAGCCCGAGCACCACATCTTCAACCTGGACAGCCCCCTGCCCGGGAACTGGGTGGAGGAGGACAACCCGCCCTACTCCTACTACCTGTACTACATGTACGCCAACATGACGGTGCTCAACCACCTCCGACG GAAACGCGGGTTCCACACCTTCGTGCTGCGCCCGCACTGCGGCGAGGCCGGCCCCATCCACCACCTCGTCTCGGGCTTCATGGTGTCGGAGAACATCTCACACGGCTTGCTGCTCCGCAAg GCCCCCGTGCTGCAGTACCTGTACTACCTGGCGCAGATCGGCATCGCCATGTCCCCGCTCAGCAACAACagcctcttcctcagctaccacCGCAACCCCCTGCCCGAGTACCTCTCGCGGGGGCTCATGGTCTCCCTCTCCACCGACGACCCCCTCCAGTTCCACTTCACCAAG GAGCCGCTGATGGAGGAGTACAGCATCGCCACGCAGGTCTGGAAGCTGAGCTCCTGCGACATGTGCGAGCTGGCCCGCAACAGCGTCCTCATGAGCGGCTTCTCCCACAAG GTGAAGAGCTACTGGCTGGGCCCCCACTACCTGAAGGAGGGCCCCGAGGGCAATGACATTCGGCGCACCAACGTCCCCGACATCCGCGTCAGCTACCGCTTCGAGACGCTGTGCCAGGAGCTGACGCTCATCACGCAGGCGGTGCAGAGCGAGGAGCTGGAGACCATCCAGGAGGAGGACGCGCTCACCATCACCTCCACCCTGCCCCCCCGCTGA